Proteins encoded in a region of the Podospora pseudopauciseta strain CBS 411.78 chromosome 6, whole genome shotgun sequence genome:
- the NTE1 gene encoding phosphatidylcholine and lysophosphatidylcholine phospholipase (COG:I; EggNog:ENOG503NU33; BUSCO:EOG092603EH): MTELSPTVAVAAAAGSGALSSAIATASDVANTHGSSSWLGMFTKVLIWFLQLLSTILYYAIKLATISVPTLLYNNLFSKSWTVTMNATTLMLIIAAIALGMAYFVRYHYLTSYERLPPEPQRKQPSIEIFSNTREEDAKAALATYLDQFISAIKIFGYLEASVYHELTRSVQTRTLIAGETLNLEEEEGFCLVVNGLVEIFVKSGENRSFAHSPHISAVDGLSSSDDEHSIPGQQRYQLLTEVRNGAPMSSIFSIMSLFTEDVPLRPPEDEVSGPGLFAGYPPSAGYPPSAGLGVVRPRLAPMSQPVTQPGTPQRHDSATSSIENLPESVITPETPVSVDTLPHVPPISLDTGTASRPKRPIPKRAATSSAHPDIIARATVDTTIAIIPASAFRRLIRIYPKATSHIVHVILSRFQRVTLATAYNYLGLTAEVMQIERNMLKYTTRELPNHLRGDALDRLKEKFKKERERLGEEEVGKGIALHNAGAGRRRQSQATLRKDAVLQAFAKQRHRSLVGSGDGPSPGDLLGDMQAARSGGHHHRAPTLSATSPQFDLHVPREAMSPLAQRTPNPFNTLRNPHVSIAKRESVDEDNLFRESILECMFKALGLANNGTVKDTDSVQASPRLVSLDGRRQKAVFTTGAFGLMGGVGASADGDTESVASTGFSAVPVNPTVLAQEMRDEVEIVFFPKGSVLVEQGERNPGLYYVVDGFLDVCTQTEDSHSDIIHSSGSTSLHAMDSYESLCAPHQRHSSIPGAKDGHFRNARKKKTGRRSVALIKPGGLAGYIGTISSYRSFIDVVAKTDVYVGFLPLTSIEKIVDRYPIVLLTMAKRLTNLLPRLILHIDFALEWVHVNAGQVIFNEKEESEAIYIVLNGRLRLVEQREDGGSNVKAEYGQGESIGELEVLTESSRSGTLQAIRETELVKFPRTLFNSLAQEHPNITIKISKIIASRMRALINDPTKMLSPKDSGSRISTTRISSTLNLRTVAILPVTSGVPVVDFGHKLLSALQQVGIPNGATLLNHVAVLNHLGKHAFAKIGKLKLSQYLADLEEKYGLVIYISDTNPNTPWTQTCISQADCVLLVGVAEGSPEIGDYEHFMLGLKATARKILVLLHPERYSNPGLTRAWLKNRPWINGGHFHIQMAYSPTLPPMHTGAKRTLKQTVQNIQAEIQKFTSRRVRHSYMPDAPYKGDFHRLARRLCGKSVGLVLGGGGARGIAQIGVIRAMEEAGIPIDIIGGTSIGAFIGALYAQHANMVPIYGLAKKFAGRMASIWRFALDLTYPSASYTTGHEFNRGIYKAFAKTQIEDFWLEYYCNTTNISKSRAEFHTSGYAWRYVRASMSLAGLLPPLCDEGSMLLDGGYIDNLTVSHMKSLGSDVIFAVDVGALDDNTPQQFGDTLSGVWAFFNRWNPLSNVPNPPTLAEIQARLAYVSSVDALERAKTMPGCFYMRPPIDEYGTLDFGKFNEIYEVGYEYGRGYLKELREKGVLPLIGEDGNGGKERGDGGGKAGLRRTMAPRRNSI; encoded by the coding sequence ATGACGGAGCTTAGTCCAACCGTGGCGGTTGCTGCCGCTGCGGGCTCCGGTGCTTTGTCCTCTGCCATAGCCACGGCCAGCGATGTAGCAAACACCCACGGGTCGTCATCTTGGCTGGGCATGTTCACAAAGGTCCTCATCTGGTTTTTGCAGCTCCTGTCAACAATACTCTACTATGCCATCAAGCTGGCCACCATATCGGTCCCGACGCTGCTTTACAACAACCTGTTCTCCAAGAGCTGGACCGTCACCATGAACGCAACAACGCTCATGCTCATTATAGCTGCTATTGCCTTGGGCATGGCCTACTTTGTCCGCTATCACTATCTCACTTCGTATGAGAGATTACCGCCAGAACCCCAACGCAAGCAGCCGAGCATCGAAATATTCTCAAACAccagggaggaggatgcgaaGGCTGCCTTGGCCACCTATCTGGACCAGTTCATCAGCGCTATCAAGATCTTTGGCTATCTGGAGGCTTCTGTCTACCATGAGCTCACCCGAAGTGTCCAAACTAGGACACTCATAGCTGGAGAAACTTTGAAtctggaggaagaggaggggtttTGTCTGGTGGTGAATGGGCTGGTGGAGATCTTTGTCAAGTCAGGGGAGAACCGTTCGTTTGCTCATAGCCCACATATCAGCGCTGTGGACGGGTTGAGTTCGAGCGACGATGAGCATTCGATTCCTGGGCAGCAGCGTTACCAGCTTTTGACCGAGGTTCGCAATGGTGCGCCCATGTCATCGATTTTCTCCATCATGTCTTTATTCACCGAAGATGTACCCCTGAGGCCTCCAGAAGACGAGGTGTCTGGGCCTGGCCTGTTTGCTGGGTATCCGCCGAGCGCAGGCTATCCGCCGAGTGCAGGACTGGGAGTGGTACGTCCTCGTCTGGCGCCCATGTCACAACCAGTGACACAGCCAGGGACACCTCAAAGACATGATTCTGCGACGAGCTCAATAGAGAACCTACCAGAATCTGTCATTACGCCCGAGACTCCTGTCTCTGTTGATACACTGCCCCATGTTCCGCCAATCAGCCTTGACACAGGCACGGCCAGCAGGCCAAAGAGACCAATCCCGAAGCGGGCAGCAACCAGCTCTGCTCATCCAGACATCATTGCGAGGGCGACGGTGGACACAACCATAGCCATCATTCCCGCCAGTGCCTTTAGACGTCTAATCCGCATCTATCCCAAGGCAACCTCACACATTGTCCATGTGATACTGTCCCGATTCCAGAGAGTCACGCTCGCCACTGCGTACAACTACTTGGGTCTGACTGCGGAGGTCATGCAGATTGAGCGCAACATGCTCAAGTACACGACACGTGAGCTTCCAAACCACTTACGGGGCGACGCGCTGGACAGACTCAAGGAGAAATTCAAGAAAGAGAGGGAGCGGCtaggcgaggaagaagttgGTAAGGGGATCGCTCTCCACAATGCCGGAGCTGGCCGTCGCCGCCAGTCTCAAGCTACCTTGCGGAAAGACGCCGTGCTGCAAGCCTTCGCAAAGCAAAGACACCGATCGCTTGTTGGTTCGGGTGATGGCCCCAGCCCCGGAGACCTCTTGGGAGACATGCAGGCAGCCAGAAGTGgtggccatcaccaccgagctCCCACTCTCTCGGCCACCTCACCTCAGTTTGACCTGCATGTCCCACGGGAAGCCATGTCTCCCCTTGCTCAGCGAACTCCCAACCCTTTCAATACGCTGAGGAACCCCCATGTGTCCATAGCCAAACGGGAATCAGTCGATGAAGATAATCTCTTCAGAGAGTCCATCCTGGAGTGCATGTTCAAAGCCCTGGGCTTGGCTAATAATGGGACAGTCAAGGACACGGATTCTGTTCAGGCGTCTCCACGGCTAGTATCGCTTGATGGGCGCCGCCAGAAAGCCGTCTTTACTACTGGGGCATTTGGTCTCATGGGCGGCGTGGGGGCATCTGCTGATGGCGATACAGAGTCAGTAGCTTCTACAGGGTTTTCTGCTGTTCCAGTCAACCCCACTGTTCTAGCACAAGAAATGAGAGACGAAGTGGAAatcgtcttcttccccaagGGTTCGGTACTAGTGGAGCAAGGCGAGCGGAATCCTGGGCTTTACTATGTTGTCGATGGCTTCCTCGATGTCTGCACCCAGACGGAGGATTCGCACTCGGATATTATCCACTCATCAGGGAGCACGTCGCTGCATGCTATGGATAGTTACGAATCACTCTGTGCGCCCCACCAGAGACACTCGTCGATACCCGGAGCAAAGGATGGCCACTTCAGGAACGCACGCAAGAAAAAGACGGGACGACGGAGTGTGGCGCTGATCAAGCCTGGCGGTCTGGCAGGCTATATCGGGACGATTTCGTCCTACAGATCATTCATCGACGTTGTCGCCAAAACTGATGTCTATGTCGGCTTCCTGCCGCTGACGTCGATTGAGAAGATTGTGGACCGATATCCCATTGTGTTGTTGACCATGGCCAAGAGACTGACAAACCTACTTCCTCGCCTCATTCTGCACATTGACTTTGCGCTGGAGTGGGTTCACGTCAATGCCGGACAGGTGATTTTCAacgagaaagaagagagCGAAGCCATCTACATTGTGCTAAATGGACGTCTCAGGCTAGTAGAGCAGCGAGAGGACGGTGGCAGCAATGTCAAGGCCGAGTATGGTCAAGGCGAGAGTATCGGTGAGCTCGAGGTTCTCACAGAGTCGAGCCGCTCGGGAACTTTGCAGGCCATTCGTGAAACTGAGCTTGTCAAGTTTCCACGCACTCTGTTCAACAGTCTGGCACAGGAGCACCCCAACATCACGATCAAGATTTCCAAGATCATTGCATCCCGCATGAGAGCGCTGATCAACGACCCCACCAAGATGCTGAGCCCTAAGGATTCGGGCAGCAGGATATCAACCACCAGGATCTCATCGACACTCAACCTGAGGACGGTTGCTATCCTGCCAGTAACTTCGGGCGTTCCCGTTGTGGACTTTGGACACAAGTTGCTCAGTGCTCTGCAACAAGTCGGCATTCCCAACGGGGCTACCTTGTTGAACCACGTCGCGGTGCTCAACCATCTGGGCAAACACGCCTTTGCCAAGATTGGCAAGCTCAAGCTTAGCCAGTATCTTGCGGACTTGGAGGAAAAGTACGGGCTGGTGATCTACATTTCGGACACCAACCCTAATACTCCGTGGACGCAGACCTGCATCTCTCAGGCCGATTGCGTGTTGTTAGTCGGGGTGGCTGAGGGATCGCCGGAGATAGGGGACTATGAGCATTTCATGCTGGGTCTCAAGGCCACTGCCCGCAAGATCTTGGTCTTGCTGCATCCTGAGCGGTATTCTAACCCAGGTCTTACCAGAGCTTGGCTCAAGAACCGGCCATGGATTAACGGTGGCCACTTCCACATCCAGATGGCCTACAGTCCCACACTGCCGCCAATGCACACCGGAGCCAAGCGAACCCTTAAACAAACAGTCCAAAACATCCAAGCCGAGATTCAAAAGTTCACCTCCCGCCGTGTTCGCCATAGCTACATGCCTGACGCGCCTTACAAAGGGGACTTCCACCGTCTCGCCCGTCGCCTCTGCGGGAAGTCTGTCGGTCTGGTTCTAGGTGGCGGCGGAGCCCGTGGCATTGCTCAAATCGGCGTCATTCGCGCCATGGAAGAAGCCGGCATTCCCATCGATATCATTGGAGGCACCTCCATCGGCGCTTTCATCGGCGCCCTCTACGCCCAGCACGCCAACATGGTACCGATATACGGCCTCGCAAAGAAGTTTGCCGGTCGCATGGCAAGCATCTGGCGTTTCGCCCTCGACTTGACCTACCCCTCTGCCTCGTACACCACCGGCCACGAATTCAACCGCGGGATTTACAAAGCCTTTGCCAAAACCCAAATCGAAGACTTCTGGCTGGAATACTACTGCAACACGACGAACATTTCCAAATCCCGCGCCGAGTTCCACACGAGCGGTTACGCATGGCGATATGTCCGCGCATCCATGTCCCTCGCGGGTTTGCTCCCTCCCCTTTGCGACGAAGGGAGCATGCTCCTCGACGGGGGGTACATCGACAACCTCACCGTCTCGCACATGAAATCGCTCGGTTCCGACGTCATCTTTGCCGTCGACGTGGGCGCGCTGGACGACAACACGCCGCAGCAGTTTGGTGACACTTTGTCGGGGGTGTGGGCGTTTTTTAACAGGTGGAACCCGCTGAGCAATGTGCCCAACCCGCCCACGCTGGCGGAGATACAGGCGAGGTTGGCGTATGTGAGCAGTGTGGATGCGTTGGAGAGGGCGAAGACGATGCCGGGGTGCTTCTACATGAGGCCGCCGATCGATGAGTATGGGACGTTGGACTTTGGGAAGTTTAACGAAATTTATGAGGTTGGGTATGAGTATGGACGGGGGTATCTGAaggagttgagggagaagggggtgttgccattgattggggaggatgggaatggggggaaggagaggggggatgggggagggaaggcggggttgaggaggactatggcgccgaggaggaataGTATCTga
- a CDS encoding hypothetical protein (EggNog:ENOG503P5XN), producing MSPKRLQILQPLTSQPWQLTTVTRRHFTSSSEPKTNHQKRTKPSLYNRLFPKASTPQPSKASPLGNTTTATAAQNDDPEPPRISLHDDQELGEWLKQLQSTFADDTTITTTDKDPNAPTVLILSAPRDLLESDFYRVSPSGQHVQGWTSGPDKVMQHRTPHHLSPTEIFYLFFPSRPSALSYLSLLKTQHSLSRSALLSRLSSPLPPPPNPYLTPSSPLTSRP from the exons ATGTCACCAAAACGACTGCAAATACTGCAGCCACTCACCTCCCAACCATGGCAACTCACAACAGTAACCCGTCGCCATTTCACATCCTCATCAGAACCCAAAACCAATCACCAAAAAAGAaccaaaccctccctctACAACCGGCTCTTCCCCAAagcctccaccccccaaccatcCAAAGCCTCACCCTTaggcaacaccaccaccgccaccgccgcccaaaACGATGACCCCGAACCACCCCGAATATCCCTCCACGACGACCAAGAACTCGGCGAATGGCTAAAGCAGCTCCAGTCCACCTTCGCCGAtgacaccaccatcaccaccactgaCAAAGACCCCAACGCCCCAAcagtcctcatcctctccgcccccCGAGACCTCCTAGAATCAGACTTCTACCGCGTCTCCCCCTCAGGCCAACACGTCCAAGGCTGGACCAGCGGTCCCGACAAAG TAATGCAACACCGtaccccccaccacctctccccaaccGAAATCTTctacctcttcttcccctcccgcccctcAGCCCTATCttacctctccctcctcaaaacccaacactccctctcccgctccGCCCTCCTATCCCgtctctcctcccccctccccccaccccccaatccaTACCTcactccctcatcccccctcacaTCCCGACCataa
- the AFG2 gene encoding AAA+-type ATPase (COG:O; EggNog:ENOG503NW8H) — protein sequence MKSLDFRIRKLHANTDADKRLQKRQPSRIYVNEEALIELTGSKDGGKAVCIERIHELNAVRREATLWKAPEKLDKAVTQMYDDFRTACGFNLGEQVRITALGGALPDADEVIVEQKPSEDGSLPDPIFPEDLPGWIVLIAGRLSQIEHVHTGWTIKDLYVRGPKRSFIATSVNGRPTGNARYIDRKTRLVVGTAARTNETGEGPVKSLERKLEVRGIKGLDAPVKKLNDLLRAFTFGGIKKSFTFPGIVIHGGHGTGKTMLLNSLAHTGWGTVFRIKFKDKLSDIQETFQTAKLQQPSIILIDQLERLIDKDRSNRDAVILALCDLLDGLAAEKSTKGEAPQVLVVATCLDYTSDIPEDLKDPGRFTSEIYLPMPDVEGRREILSSLDLCVPPDQEDELLNQLSASTHAYNGKDLRRLADEACLIGTTRHLSPLTVSAPTPDQSRLLSPPPEAEEDESAPASAPATLIPADYHNALRLVRPSLMHDINLKPPPIHWDDIAGQSLVKQSLRRAVRLSLEPPEVLAQFFDRPPKGFLLYGPPGCSKTMAAQAMATESGLNFFAVKGAELLNMYVGESERAVRRLFQRAREVAPSMIFFDEIDSIAGQRSGFSSSSSKSNGSSGGVNVLTTLLNEMDGFEALHGVVVLAATNRPHALDPALLRPGRFDELIYVSPPDQEARRAIFTKVGAKRKMNDDVDIDKLVEDTEGYSGAEIKGICAAAGVAAYDRFIKEGGTDVGIRMGDLEHAIKNQKKQITREMIKGFEDWERQFGKAGGTVGGVEHSQTSPLAVYFPYQNATRISQDND from the exons ATGAAGAGTTTAGACTTCCGAATCCGGAAGCTACACGCCAACACCGACGCCGACAAACGTCTACAGAAGCGACAACCTTCTCGGATATATGTCAACGAGGAGGCTCTGATCGAATTAACGGGCTCAAAAGACGGTGGCAAGGCTGTCTGTATCGAAAGGATCCATGAGCTAAATGCTGTGAGGCGTGAGGCCACTCTGTGGAAGGCCCCCGAAAAGCTGGATAAAGCCGTCACACAAATGTACGACGATTTTCGGACTGCCTGCGGCTTCAACCTTGGCGAGCAAGTGCGCATCACTGCGCTTGGCGGAGCTCTCCCAGACGCCGATGAGGTCATCGTCGAGCAAAAGCCGAGCGAAGATGGTTCGCTACCAGACCCCATTTTCCCCGAAGATCTCCCAGGCTGGATTGTTCTTATCGCAGGGCGTCTCTCACAAATCGAACATGTACACACCGGCTGGACCATCAAGGACCTCTACGTCCGGGGCCCAAAACGTTCTTTCATTGCCACCTCGGTCAATGGGAGGCCTACTGGTAACGCACGCTATATCGACAGGAAAACCCGGCTGGTTGTTGGGACAGCGGCGCGCACGAACGAGACTGGCGAGGGACCAGTCAAATCTTTGGAGAGGAAACTCGAAGTAAGAGGTATCAAAGGTCTGGACGCACCcgtcaagaagctcaacgACCTGCTGCGAGCCTTCACCTTTGGAGGCATCAAGAAGAGCTTCACGTTCCCAGGCATCGTCATCCATGGTGGCCACGGCACTGGGAAGACAATGCTCCTCAACAGTCTAGCCCACACAGGCTGGGGAACAGTTTTCCGTATCAAGTTCAAGGACAAACTCAGCGATATTCAGGAGACTTTTCAGACAGCAAAGCTTCAGCAACCAAGTATCATCCTGATCGACCAGCTCGAGAGGCTGATTGACAAGGACCGCAGCAACCGAGATGCCGTCATTCTCGCCCTCTGTGATTTGTTGGACGGCCTGGCGGCAGAGAAATCGACAAAGGGAGAGGCCCCCCAGGTGCTCGTGGTGGCCACCTGCTTGGATTATACGTCCGACATACCCGAAGACCTCAAAGACCCCGGTCGGTTCACTTCTGAGATTTACCTTCCCATGCCAGACGTAGAGGGTCGCCGTGAGATTCTCTCATCGTTGGATCTCTGTGTTCCACCAGACCAAGAGGACGAGCTTCTCAACCAACTGAGTGCAAGCACTCACGCCTACAATGGTAAGGACTTGAGGCGGCTGGCAGACGAAGCCTGCTTGATCGGTACAACCCGTCATCTATCGCCACTTACGGTTTCTGCGCCCACCCCTGACCAATCTCGACttctttctcctccacccgAAGCCGAAGAGGACGAATCTGCTCCCGCTTCGGCGCCCGCCACCCTCATTCCCGCTGACTATCACAATGCGCTCCGGCTTGTCCGCCCGTCCCTAATGCACGATATCAACCTCAAGCCGCCCCCGATCCACTGGGACGACATCGCCGGCCAATCTCTCGTCAAACAGTCCCTCCGCCGCGCCGTCCGTTTGTCCTTGGAACCCCCCGAGGTCCTCGCGCAATTCTTCGACCGTCCCCCGAAGGGCTTCCTGCTGTATGGACCTCCGGGTTGTTCCAAGACCATGGCGGCTCAAGCCATGGCTACCGAATCCGGCCTCAACTTCTTCGCTGTCAAGGGTGCCGAGCTGCTGAACATGTACGTTGGTGAGTCTGAGCGAGCCGTCCGCCGGTTGTTCCAGCGTGCCCGCGAGGTTGCCCCCAGCATGATCTTCTTTGATGAAATCGACAGCATCGCCGGCCAGCGCTCTGGTTtctcgtcttcgtcttccaAATCAAACGGTTCCAGCGGCGGTGTCAACGTTCTGACGACGTTATTAAACGAGATGGACGGTTTTGAAGCCCTCCACGGCGTCGTCGTCCTGGCAGCGACCAACCGTCCCCATGCTCTTGACCCGGCATTGCTTCGCCCAGGTCGATTCGACGAACTGATTTACGTCTCACCGCCAGACCAGGAGGCACGCCGTGCCATCTTTACCAAGGTCGGTgccaagaggaagatgaatGACGACGTAGATATCGACAAGTTGGTTGAGGATACGGAGGGCTATTCCGGTGCAGAGATCAAGGGTATCTGCGCGGCAGCAGGAGTGGCGGCTTACGATCGGTTCATCAAGGAGGGAGGTACGGACGTGGGAATACGGATGGGTGATCTGGAGCATGCTATTAAGAACCAAAAGAAGCAGATCACACGGGAGATGATCAAGGGGTTTGAAGACTGGGAGAGGCAGTTTGGGAAG GCCGGAGGGAccgtcggtggtgttgaacaCAGCCAGACTAGTCCTCTCGCGGTTTATTTCCCCTATCAGAATGCCACTAGGATTTCACAAGACAATGACTGA
- a CDS encoding hypothetical protein (COG:U; EggNog:ENOG503NUCE), which translates to MSSALEAKIVILGSQGVGKTSLVTRYCKGAFDPAKTTSTVGASFMTKRVVDTDTDTLVRLQIWDTAGQERFRSISRLYYRGANACILCYSITDSSSFHEMSLWLTELRRNLPSDIILHVVGTKADIVAKDPSKRQVPFERCIAYVAENLAPGRGSTPPPSATLPLPFAPSSSEPAASSANPRSSGLFSAISSTDPGPKSPSSKRSSGFWGQEVGWDACHEISAESGEGVEEVFRVVTRKLVERDRKMRADLLAASGGRLDGGGYMGPETPFFSSVAATAGTDDQDGGGQGGYFDARFGVGGNSGGSFRVGRDRRSWLFSPGFSTPGLGTGDQGQGQYIDGQRGGRCC; encoded by the exons ATGTCGTCCGCCCTCGAAGCCAAAatcgtcatcctcggctcCCAAGGTGTAGGCAAAACCTCCCTCGTAACCCGGTACTGCAAAGGCGCCTTCGACCCAGCCAAaacaacctccaccgtcgGGGCATCGTTCATGACGAAGAGGGTAGTAGACACAGACACCGACACCCTCGTCCGTCTGCAAATATGGGACACCG CCGGCCAAGAACGCTTCCGCTCCATCTCCCGCCTCTACTACCGCGGCGCAAACGCCTGCATCCTCTGCTACTCTATAACCGactcatcctccttccacGAAATGTCCCTCTGGCTCACCGAGCTCCGCCGCAACTTACCTTCTGATATCATTCTCCACGTGGTCGGGACAAAGGCGGATATTGTCGCGAAGGACCCTTCGAAGAGACAGGTTCCGTTTGAGAGGTGTATCGCCTATGTGGCGGAGAATCTCGCTCCCGGAAGAggatcaaccccccctccgtccgccaccctccccttACCCTTTGCACCGTCTTCTTCTGAACCAGCGGCTTCGTCGGCGAATCCGAGATCGAGCGGGTTGTTTTCGGCTATATCGTCCACCGACCCTGGACCGAAATCTCCAAGCTCGAAACGGTCGTCTGGGTTTTGGGGCCAGGAGGTGGGGTGGGATGCCTGTCATGAGATTTCTGCCGagagcggggagggggtggaggaggtttttaGGGTCGTGACGAGGaagctggtggagagggaCAGGAAGATGAGGGCTGATTTGTTGGCTGCTagtggggggaggttggatggtggtgggtataTGGGGCCGGAGACGCCTTTTTTCTCAAGTGTGGCTGCTACGGCGGGGACGGATGATcaggatggtggagggcagGGGGGGTATTTTGATGCTAGGTTTGGAGTAGGAGGGAATAGTGGGGGGAGTTTTAGGGTGGGAAGGGAtaggaggagttggttgtTTAGTCCGGGGTTCAGCACACCGGGGTTGGGGACGGGGGATCAGGGCCAGGGGCAGTATATTGATGGgcagaggggggggaggtgctgtTAG
- the ERG25 gene encoding C-4 sterol methyl oxidase (COG:I; EggNog:ENOG503NU50), whose protein sequence is MAYAALNSTIGGLGSTATFSNVFDEVSKAAVDLNVAERLWASWYLWMQNDTIATGIMSFVMHELVYFGRSLPWIIIDAIPFFNKWKLQNTKVPTWREQWECAALVLISHCTVELPQIWLFHPIATYFGMEYGVPFPPAWKIAMQIVIFFILEDAWHYWFHRALHYGPLYKSIHKLHHTYSAPFGLAAEYASPIEVMLLGFGIVGCPIVWTLITNDFHLVTMYLWIVLRLFQAIDAHSGYDFPWSLRHILPFWAGADHHDLHHERFIGNYASSFRWWDYCLDTEAGEAASKKRRERKLAEIRAKKAQ, encoded by the exons ATGGCGTACGCCGCTCT CAACTCGACCATTGGTGGTCTGGGTTCAACAGCTACCTTCTCCAATGTCTTCGACGAGGTCTCCAAGGCCGCCGTCGACCTCAATGTTGCCGAGCGTCTCTGGGCG TCCTGGTACCTTTGGATGCAGAATGACACAATCGCGACGGGTATTATGAGTTTCGTCATGCACGAGCTCGTCTACTTTGGCAGATCGCTCCCCTGGATCATCATCGACGccatccccttcttcaacaagtGGAAGTTGCAAAAC ACCAAGGTCCCAACATGGAGAGAGCAATGGGAATGCGCCGCTCTCGTTCTCATCAGTCACTGCACCGTCGAACTCCCCCAAATCTGGCTCTTCCACCCCATCGCCACCTACTTCGGAATGGAGTACGGTgtccccttccctcccgcCTGGAAGATCGCCATGCAAatcgtcatcttcttcatcctcgaggATGCCTGGCACTACTGGTTTCACCGCGCGCTCCACTACGGTCCCCTCTACAAGTCGATTCACAAGCTCCACCACACCTACAGCGCCCCCTTCGGTCTCGCCGCTGAGTACGCCTCTCCCATCGAAGTCATGCTCCTCGGTTTCGGCATTGTCGGCTGCCCCATTGTCTGGACTTTGATCACCAACGACTTCCACCTTGTGACCATGTACCTCTGGATCGTCCTCCGCCTCTTCCAGGCCATCGACGCCCACAGCGGTTACGACTTCCCCTGGTCTCTTCGtcacatcctccccttctggGCTGGTGCTGACCACCACGATCTTCACCACGAGCGCTTCATTGGCAACTATGCCTCTTCTTTCCGCTGGTGGGACTACTGCCTTGACACCGAGGCCGGTGAGGCGGCGTCTAAGAAGCGTCGCGAGCGCAAGCTGGCTGAGATTAGGGCCAAGAAGGCGCAGTAA